Genomic segment of Paenalkalicoccus suaedae:
TCTTTAGTTAGTTCAATACTTGCGCCTTTTTTAAAATCCTCTACTTTAATTATTCCTTCGTACATAGTCGTTCCCGTAAAGACATAGTATTGGATTGATTGAACATCTTGAACATACTCTAGATTTTTATATTGAACTTTGCCATCTAAATAATCAGGGTGATCTCCATAACCGAACCCTTTAAACTCACCATTTTTGTCTAAATAAACAAAACTGCCCTGACTATAATATCCTGCATCATCGTCCATCACTTTAAATGTTATATTCCCTTTACTCCAAGCTTCTTTTTCTTTAGCTTCATTTACTATTGGAGTTCCACCACCAGGCTCTGGCACCACAGGTACCACTGGAACTGGCTGCACCACCTGCTCTTTCTCTTCGGTCTCCTCTTCTACTTCTTCCCCTTGCTCTTCTTCCTCATCTACCGGCACCTCTACTTCAGGCAATTCCTCCTCGCCAATCTCCTCTTCGTCCTCCAACAACTCTTCAACTCGGTCTATGGAGCGACTTAGCATTAGCGCAAAGCTTAGCCGAGTTAGCTCTTCTCTCGCACCAAAACGTAATCCTGCCCCTACTGGCACCCCCAACAAAACTCCCTGCGACTGCAAGATCTTCACTGCTTTTTTGTGCGAAACATGAATCGTCTCTTCATCAGTAAAATCAACTGGCTTCCCATCTAGAGTTAATCCAAATGTACGTACAATAACAGAAGCCATCTCCTGTCTAGATATCACATCATTCATGTTCAGCTTACCGTTATATCCTTTAAAAATCCCAGCCTCCACTACAGCTGCAATCTCAACCGCACTTCGATGATACGGATCAACATCGTCAAATACAGACAACGTCCCGACAACATCTTTAGCTCCCTCTAACTTCAGGGCACGATACATCATTAATGCCGCATGCTCCCTGCTAATAGAGGCATTCGGTCTAAATGTATTGTCAGGGAACCCATTTATAATCCCAGTAGATACAAGCTTATTAATAACGTCCAAACCTTCCCCTTCTATTTCCATGTCAGAAAATACAGGGAATGCAGCCTCTTGAGCATATACAGTTCCTGGAGCTACTAAAGAAGCACTTACCAACGCAACTAAATACTTTTTATACGATTGAGATGTATTCATTTTGTCATTCTCCTCATAATGATTAGTTGGTAAAACTGTAGTGAAAGAGTAATAATTTATCACACCTTTCGGTGTATAAATTAAATAATAGTTAGAAAATTAAGAAAAATAAAAGCAAAAATAAGTAGATAGATAGTTGAAGCCCAACCAATCTCTACCGGTTGGGCTTCTTCTCTATCCAACTATTCACTACTTCTTCCCATAATACTCCACATACCAATCCACAAACTCCTGCAGACCATCCTCAATCGTTGTCTTCGGCTTAAACCCTACAGCTGTCTGCAATTTATCCGTAGATGCATAGGTTGCTGGTACATCTCCTGGCTTGATTGGTTCGAACACCTTCTTAAACTCTACATTCTTACCTAAAGAGTTAGACAATGCCTTCTCTAGAGCTCCGATAAACGTCATTAGCTTCTCTGGACTGTTATTTCCGATGTTAAACACCGTATGAGGCACAGCCCCTTCTGCTTTACTTGGAGGTACACTAATTAAACGCTCAATTCCCTCCACGATATCATCTATATACGTGAAATCTCGGTACAGATCTTTATCGAAGTCGCCATTATTATAAATATGAATGACCTCATCAGCAAAATACTTATCTGTAAACCCAAAGTACGCCATGTCTGGACGTCCCATTGGACCATAGACGGTAAAGAAACGTAATCCAGTTGCTGGCACATCATACAAATGACTATATGTATGAGCCATCAGCTCATTCGACTTCTTCGTAGAAGCATACAGCGACACAGGAGAATCAACGACATCCGTTTCTTCAAATGGCACCTTCTTATTCGCACCGTACACCGAACTAGACGAAGCATAAATTAAGTGCTCAACAGGATAATGACGACATGCTTCTAAAATCGTATGGAAGCCGACGATGTTACTTTGGATGTAGGCATCCGGATTTTCGATCGAATAGCGCACGCCAGCTTGAGCTGCTAGGTTGATCACGATCTCTGGTCGGTGCGATGCAAAGAGGTCTTCCACAAGACCCTTATCCGAGATATCCCCGCGCACAAACGTGAACGAATCAAATGGCTCCAAAAACCCTAAGCGCGTCTCCTTAAGCTTAACGTCATAGTACGAATTGACATTATCAATCCCCATCACCGTGCACCCACTCTCCAGCAGGCGCTTCGCTACATAGTAGCCGACAAATCCAGCTACGCCGGTGATAAGATAGGTTTTATTCGGATCTACCTTCTCATACATGGCTCGTTACCGATGCCTTTACCTCGCGCTCAACTGCCTGCCGTCCAATAGAGTGATACTCCACGCCAACTGCCTGCATATCCGCAACAGGATAAATATTGCGCCCATCATAGACGAGCGACGTTCGCATGAGATTCTTATACATTGCAGGAGTCACTGCCTTCACTTCTCCCCACTCGGTGAAAATAAAGCAGACGTTCGCATCCTGTAATGCTTCTTCTACACTAGCTACATACGTGATGCTTCCTCTGCCATGCTGTCCTTCTGGATGTACACGAGCAAAATTCTCTGCGCCAACTGGATCAAACGCATACACATCTGCACCTTGTTCTAACAGTAAAGGTACATTCTCTAATGACGCTGCTTCACGCAAATCATCTGTACCTGGCTTAAACGTAAGACCTAAAACCGCAACCTTTAATCCGTTAAAGGTGATCAAGCGGTTACGCGCTTTTTTATACAGCATCGTCTTTTGATCGGTATTTACGTTAATGGCTGCCTTCACCGTTCGTAAGTCATAACCGTGCTGCTGCGCAATATGCTCGAGTGCCTTCGTATCCTTCGGGAAGCACGATCCGCCGTAGCCAATCCCAGCATTTAAAAACTTGCTGCCGATTCGATCGTCAAAGCTCATCCCCTTCGCCACATCCTGCACGTCCGCCCCTACTAGCTCACACAAGTTCGCGATATCATTCATATACGAAATCTTCAATGCTAAAAAGTCGTTCGACGCATACTTTATCATTTCCGCCGAGCGTCGATTGACTGACACAATAGGCAAATTAAAAGGCTGATAGAGTTCTGTTAACAACTCTTCAGCCCATGTGCTCTCTGTACCTATAATAATTCGCTCTGCGTAAAGCGTATCTTTAACTGCCGATCCTTGAGCAAGAAACTCAGGGTTAGACGCTACTTCCACCCGAACATCGTTAACAAGGAAGTCACTGATAAACTGCTCAACCTTATCATTCGTTCCAACAGGAACCGTTGACTTAACCACAACAAGACAATCCTTCACAACAGACTCCGCAATCTGTCTTGCAACCGTCGCAATATAAGACAAGTTAGCAGACCCATCAGGTTGCTCTGGCGTACCCACACCAATAAAAATAGCATCCGCCTCTTCATAGGCAGATGCATAGTCCGTTGTATATTCAATTCTGCCAGCAGCATAGTTTTTCTGCATAAGCTCTTCAAGCCTATCTTCAAAGATAGGAGAAACTCCAGATCTCATTAAATTCACTTTTTCTTCATCAATATCCACACAAGTCACACTGTGACCCATCTCAGCGAAACAAACCCCGGCAACCAAGCCAACATAGCCCGTTCCGGCAACTGCGATTTTCTTCATTGTAACACCGCCTTTTTCGTATTTAAAAGTTCCCATTCGACAAATTAAGACTTATTTCGACAAGTGACAAGCACTTGTTTTAGACTTCATTTTCTCACGCCCTCTCACAATTTCACAGTTTACTCAGTACAATTTACGATACAAACATAATACTTCTCAAGGTACTTATGATTAGTTGACTAAATAAAATCAAATTCCCTTTGCCTTTAAGTGTATTTCTAATGACGTCAAAATAAGTAATGCATCTGAATGCTCTGCTTTCCTGTTCATATGTTTATTAAAGAGAGAGACTGGATCTATTTCTATTATCTTTCTAGATTTCAAATCGCCTACGGAATCCTTAACAATCTGATTAATATCTTGACGGTTACGAATAGCCTCATCAAAGTCTAAATAGTTTATATAAGGGTTACTTCCTAACTTCTGGTAGACTTTATTTTGTATTCTTTTAAATATTGTAAACACTTTGGGAGCGTTTAAAGGTAGTCCAAAGTTAGATTTTGTTTTTTTAGAGAATAAACCAGAATTAATTTCAAATAAAATCTTCTTAAACAAGTACTGATCTTTTCGGTTATCAAGGCTTAACCCCAACATAAAACTGATCCATTCTGGATCAGTATATGGAGTTACATAATCAAAACCTTTCATTAATACATGGGGAGAAATAAATTTCGATTGCCTATTTAATACATCTAATATATCCTCATAATCCAAATTAGTATTAGGGTATGCTTCGAAATCAACTAAATCTACAAGTTCTTCAACACTAGAGTTAGACAAATTAGTTGACTTTACATATTGGTTCCTCAATAAAAAAGCTTCCTTCGCTTCATTCACAGTATTTGAACGTTTATTAGTTATTCTTCCACCCGTTAAGAAGCCGTTTAAAAAACCTGACCAAATAACCATACCATTATACTTTTTGTCCATATCTTTTACTGGAGGGTGGTGAAATAAAACCGTTTGCTGACTTACTCTATTAGATATATCTATTAAGTCACCGAACTCATATTTATAATCTGTAAGAGGATAATTAGTGTGATTGGTACCAACTTTATCTGCGATATATCTACCAATATCATAATCAAGAGTACCTGGAGTTCCGAATGTATAAGTATATATGTTTTCTGCATTTGTAAACTCCAATAGTCCAGCTAATATTGCTCTACTATCTAATCCCCCACTAATAGGTACAACATGTTTCTTTTTAGTCACGAAGTTCTTTTCTAGAGCTTCAAAGAAAAGTTTAGTACCCATGTTCAGAATTTCTTCTTCATTTAATTCAGAGAATTTCATCGTATCTACACTACTTAAATCTATTTTGAAATCAGTATTTTTATAGTCGAGAAAATAACCTAGTTTAAGAAAAGAATTTAAATTTGAATGAGAAAGATCCATATTTACTCCTTATTTACTTTTTATTAAAATATTCGTTATGTGACTAAAAATTTCTCACATTATAGAGCAGTATCAATTGTTTTTCTATTATTGGTCTGAAGATATCTATTAATATAATAAGCTTTGATAATTAGTACTATACAAAACTGAACACCATATGCTGTGACTATTCCAATTAAACCGAAGGAATCACCTAATTGTAGTACTATAGGAATGTATAAAATATTGGCTGTTAATATTATAAAAACATTCTTTTTTACAAAGCCCATAGCAGTAAATAAAGGATGTATACCAATGAGGCTCTGAGTGATAATCTCAATCACTAGATAGACTGCAAGAACTTTCCACGCCTTTGCGAAAACTTCTCCAAAAATTAAACCTAACCAAATTGGAGCCGATATGGAAATAAGAAAAACGGTTGGTAATAATACACTACAAAGTAAGATTGAAGTTTTTAACACAAACTTCACCGCTTTAATTGGCTCGTTACTAATAATCATCTTAACTAGCTGCGGGTAAATGGCTTGGAAAACAGGATCAGCAACTTTATTACTAATAGCAGCAATTTGCTTAAATATTTTGTATATAGCAACTCCCTCTAATGAAACAACAACAGACACTATTATCACATCAAATTGTTTAACAGGTAGATTTACAGTAGTTGAAATGTTTGTCCAACATGTAAACTTAAAAAACTCTTTCCATTGATCCGTTTTTCCCTTCCACCAATACCTAACTCGCTTTCGGAATAGGACAGTATACCCTAAAATCATCAAAACTATATGTGAAATAATTTCACAAATAATCCATACAGCTACTACCAGCCAGAAATTATCTAACCCTAAAGTAAATAAAACTAGTATCGCAAAAAACTTTATAGTAGCTACAACTACTTGATTAATTGCTATTAATTTAAACTTGTCATAAATTCTTAAGATTGCTATTGGAGTTCCTGATATATGGAATAATATTGATAAACAGTATATTTGCGTTATTAATATATACTCATCCCTTAAACCAATGAATTGACCCACCCATTGTATTGAATAAAAAGCAACGACTGTAGCGATTATAGCGCTAACAAGGTCTAAAATAGTAGCTATCTTTATAAAACCTTTAAACTTTTTATGTTCTTGATTCTCTAATGCTTCTGTACCAAACTTTATTAATGCAGTCCAAGATTGGAAGTTTATTAACTTATCTACAATCACTGTATAGGCTTGAATAATTACTAAGATACCAAACATCTCAGGACCAATTAGCCTTGTTGTCATTGCTAGAGTCATTATTCCCAAAACTTGTGCAATTGCACTACCACTGAAAAGTACACCAACATTTTTAGCAAGCTTTTGAACTAGATCTTCTTTTATTAAGCTTCTATACTTTTGTCTAATATTCATAAATAGCAATATCCTTTATTTAATTTGTGTTATGTTCTTAGTCGCATATTTACAAGGTACTCTCCCCTTCAATTTGATCTTCTTTTAAGTTTTTATGGTTATAAACAAATAAGCAAGCACTTATTAATACAGATTGAACTGACCAAGCATTTCTGTTATATAAACCAACTTCTTTGAAATGAAGTAAAAAGCTCCCGATTAATATAGCAAAGGTTAGTACACTTAAACATCGCTGTTTTGAGCGCAAACCCAACGCTTTCCACATTGCATATAAATATGGAATTACCATAATTACCGAACCAAAAATGCCCACAGCAAATATCCATCTAATCCAGCCTACATCCGAAGGAGTGTTACCAGCTTCACCTCTTCCGAGTTCTCCAGAACCGAAAAGAAATACTGTTACATTATTAGGTAAGTGATACATATCCATAAGTGTTATTGTTGTACTTGTTTCACCACTATTTGTAAACACTTCACCCACTTCACCAACTTTTTCAATAGTATATCTATGGAATTGATCTGGCATAAAAGACAAAACACTTTGAGAAAGAACAATAACTATAATACTAGGTACTGATATTTTAATTGATTTTAATATAACGCCTAAAACTCTTTGTCTGCTAAATGTCATTAACGAAACGAACGGGAGTAAAAGTATACTCAATAGAAGTCCAGAATTACCTGCTAGTGTAATTGACAATAATATGATTACAGTACCAAGGACTATAAGAGAGTTCTTTAACATACTTTTTCCCCAATAATAAAGCATTGCAGGCATAAGGAGTATTCCGAACATTTGTAATACTGATGTTGATGCCAAACCATATGTTAAACCCGTAATTCTGAGACCATTCATAAATGGATAATTATTATTAACGATTGAATGTGCCGAGGTCAATTGGTATATTACATTACGAAAATCATCAACAAGGTACATAGCGATAATAAGTACTCCGTGTAATAATATAGCAATAAACAAGTGTGAAATTAATTGTTTGACGAATTCCTCTTTATGTTGTCTGTGATACAAATATACTAATGCAACTCCGCCACCAAAATTAATTAAAGATCGTGCCGAACGCATAGCGAACTGTAATTCAGATGTCCCATTCAAAGCAATAATTAAAAATGCATACAAAGAAAGTCCATATAAAATTGCAAGGATAAAAACTATTTGTCTTGATAGCCTAGCTCTTAATAGTACAAACACATAAAAGATTAAAAAAATTGAAGTTAAAAGTATTAAATCTAAAATATCAGTTACTTTCCATCCATAAATAAATATGAACAATATAAAAAAGAGGAATAAACTATGCAATGACATTCCGTCCCCTCTGCAACCAGGTATATTGCTTAATGAAGTCATTTCTTGCATTATCCCCTAATTTTATTAACTTGCTCTTATCACTAGCTAGCAATATAATTGCTTCTTTCCATGCTTGAACATCTTCTGGTGGACACAGAATGCTATTTATATTATTTACTAAGATTTCACGTAAGACTGGTAGATCTGATGAAACAATAGCTTTTCCGTTTGCCATGTACTCAAAAATTTTTAACGGAGACATCCACTTACTAATGTCACCACCTCCTCCAGATGTTGCCACTTTTGTTTGATAAGGGGCTAGAACAATGTCAAGCTGATCAAAATATTCTCCAAGCATCCCATGTGAAACAAAACCATGAAAAATAATATTTTCTTTGTTAACATGTTTTTTCCAATATGCTATATCTGATTCTTTGCCTCCGATAATATGAAATTCCATATTAGGTATACTCTTAGCTAACTCAGCTATTAATTCCATTCCTTTCCCTTGGTATAGATGTCCAACATAACCAATTTTCACTTGTTCTTTTCCCTTATTTACTGCACTTTTGTTTATTTTAGGTTCTGGTAGATCAGCACCATCGTGTGCCACAACAATTTTTTCACTCTTTAATTCCGGAAAAATTCTAAGATATTCTTTTCTTAGCGCATCAGAAATAACAACTAGGCGCTTAAAATTCTTAAAAGAAAACAACCTTCTTTCCAATATTTTGTGGACATAGGTCGCTGGAGGTTTATGTGCTTCATAGTAAATTTGTGACCCTTTAATAGACGAAACGTTCAATAAGCTGTACAAATCCCTACCATAATAAATATCTGCTTTTTCGTTTTTTTGAATATCTTTTTTTACATTTCTCCCGTAAATAAAGCCTCCAAAAAACCTCAATGATGGCCATGATAATTTTTTTATTTTAAAGCAATTACCAACGCCATAATAGTAATAATCATCATCAACTTTTTCAGTTGATTGTCTAGCATATAAAATAACATCATGCCCATCTTTTGCAAAAGCTTGACTCATTTTCATGACATGGACGCTGTTTGCATCTTTTGAAGGAACAGTTGATGCAGAAAGATACGCAATTTTCATTTTACCCAACTCCATACATATTTGCTGATTTTTTAGGCAATATAATACCCTTACTATTTGCCCTTTAATTTCAGATAAAATTCTTCGTACCATTTTGCAACAGAATTTATATCGAAACCTTTATTCGCTATTTCTTCAAATGTATCCTTTCGGTAACTTTTATCTAACTTTCTCAATACTTTATCGGCCCAGTTTTCTTCACTTTCATTAAGTGAAGCATACTCAACTAAGTCTGTAACCTTAACCTCATCGGTTATGCTTTCTGAGATAATGCAGGGTAAACCTGCTGCTTGCGCTTCAAGTACAACGCCCGGTAAACCTTCAAATAAAGATGGAAAAATCAAAAAGTCCATGGCTTGCAATAAATCGGCTACATCCTTTCTAACTCCAGTAAGAACAACCGATCCTTCTATTTTAAGCTCTATAATTGTCTGTTTAATGCTATCCTTTAGAGGGCCATCACCAACTATAAAAAGTTTAGAGTTCGGATTTTTTCTGAGTACCTCTTTAAAAATTTTCAAGAGAAAATGGTGATTCTTCTGGCTGTGGAATCTTCCTATATGAACGACTGCCAACTCATCTGATAGTCCAAATTCTTTTCTTTTTATTAGTCTGATATTTTCATTAAAAATGTATTTATTAATGTTTATTGCATTGGGAATGACTTTTACAGTCCCGCTTCTCATTAGTCTCTCTCCAAATTCACTTTTTGCAGCTGGAGCTGAAACGGCTAATAGCTCTGTTGCATAAAAGCGTGCTAACCGTGTAGTTAACCTCTTCACAGCGCTATCCTTATCTGAATTCCTTGCATGAGCAATACGTGTTCGTATACCATTTTTTTTGGCTTCATTGAGATAAATGAAGCCTGTGCTCGTTTGATGCCCATGTACAATCTCATATCTAGACCTATATCTCAAGAAAAACTGGGACCATGCTTTTTTATAGGAAAAGAGGTTATTTCTCCTAAACCTTGGAAAGCTGTAAATTTTTCCTCCTAACGACCTTACTTCTGCCGAAAAATAACACTCATCACTAGTGTGAATTGCAAAGTCAAATTGTATTTTCGTTCTATCTATTGAACGATAGATATCCATTGTCCTACTCTCAGCGCCGCCAGAGTCTAATCTTCCAAATACATGTAAAATTCTAATAGGTTTTTCCATTAAAATATTCCCCTATCAACTCTATTTCACTAATATATGCATTAATAACTATTTCCCTATCAAATTCTTTTTCAACTTTCCTTCGCCCCTCTAGACCAAACTGCTGCTTTTCTTCTTTACTTTTATTTAAAAATTTCTCGATTTTATCTATAAGGTCTTTTGTGTTTCTCTGCATTACTAAGTACCCATTAACTCCATCATCTACAATTTCTCTACATCCACTTCTATTAGTTGTAATAATCGGCCTGCCACTTGATGCGCTCTCTAATAATACATTCGACATCCCTTCAGGGTAATATGTTGGGTGCACAGTACAGTGCATTTTTCTTAATAATGATTGAATGTCGGTTACCATCCCATGATATTTTATTATTCCTCTATCTTCGTAATCTTTTAATATATCGCTATAATCTTCTTCGCAAAATCCACAGACATGAAAAGAAGTTTTTGGATATTTACTTTTAATAGCTTTTGCAGCATTTAAATAATAATCAATTCCTTTTTCTTTCATAATTCGTGAAATAAATACAAAATTTATTTCTTCTTCCTCCGGATATTCCAACAATGAATATTCCTCTAAGTTAACACCCGAACCAGGTATAAGTTTTCCATTCTTATTTATAATTCCATTTAATTCAAGGAATTTTTTATTTTCTATATTTTGGACAAATATATTTTTAGCTTTTTTAAATGCAATTTGGTGCAAAAATAGAATGATCCTTTGCATTAAACCTTTTTTTTCAAACGCTGTTCCTAATCCGGTAACATTAGGAAAATATGTTGTTTTATTAATTCTACATGCTACTCCACCAAAAATATTTGGTTTTATTGTGTATGTTAAAACGACATCTGGTTTAATCTCTTTAATTATCTTTACGTATTTCATTAAGAGACTTAGATCCTGAAAAGGATTCATTCCTCGCCGATTTAACGGCGTCTCCATAAAATTACAGCCTAATCTTTTTAAATGTTCAACATAATCACCATTAGGCAACGATATATATACCTCGTGTTCT
This window contains:
- a CDS encoding glycosyltransferase family 1 protein, with translation MEKPIRILHVFGRLDSGGAESRTMDIYRSIDRTKIQFDFAIHTSDECYFSAEVRSLGGKIYSFPRFRRNNLFSYKKAWSQFFLRYRSRYEIVHGHQTSTGFIYLNEAKKNGIRTRIAHARNSDKDSAVKRLTTRLARFYATELLAVSAPAAKSEFGERLMRSGTVKVIPNAININKYIFNENIRLIKRKEFGLSDELAVVHIGRFHSQKNHHFLLKIFKEVLRKNPNSKLFIVGDGPLKDSIKQTIIELKIEGSVVLTGVRKDVADLLQAMDFLIFPSLFEGLPGVVLEAQAAGLPCIISESITDEVKVTDLVEYASLNESEENWADKVLRKLDKSYRKDTFEEIANKGFDINSVAKWYEEFYLKLKGK
- a CDS encoding asparagine synthase-related protein, which translates into the protein MDLSHSNLNSFLKLGYFLDYKNTDFKIDLSSVDTMKFSELNEEEILNMGTKLFFEALEKNFVTKKKHVVPISGGLDSRAILAGLLEFTNAENIYTYTFGTPGTLDYDIGRYIADKVGTNHTNYPLTDYKYEFGDLIDISNRVSQQTVLFHHPPVKDMDKKYNGMVIWSGFLNGFLTGGRITNKRSNTVNEAKEAFLLRNQYVKSTNLSNSSVEELVDLVDFEAYPNTNLDYEDILDVLNRQSKFISPHVLMKGFDYVTPYTDPEWISFMLGLSLDNRKDQYLFKKILFEINSGLFSKKTKSNFGLPLNAPKVFTIFKRIQNKVYQKLGSNPYINYLDFDEAIRNRQDINQIVKDSVGDLKSRKIIEIDPVSLFNKHMNRKAEHSDALLILTSLEIHLKAKGI
- a CDS encoding glycosyltransferase family 4 protein, producing the protein MKKILILANNDVGLYKFRKELIRELLKEHEVYISLPNGDYVEHLKRLGCNFMETPLNRRGMNPFQDLSLLMKYVKIIKEIKPDVVLTYTIKPNIFGGVACRINKTTYFPNVTGLGTAFEKKGLMQRIILFLHQIAFKKAKNIFVQNIENKKFLELNGIINKNGKLIPGSGVNLEEYSLLEYPEEEEINFVFISRIMKEKGIDYYLNAAKAIKSKYPKTSFHVCGFCEEDYSDILKDYEDRGIIKYHGMVTDIQSLLRKMHCTVHPTYYPEGMSNVLLESASSGRPIITTNRSGCREIVDDGVNGYLVMQRNTKDLIDKIEKFLNKSKEEKQQFGLEGRRKVEKEFDREIVINAYISEIELIGEYFNGKTY
- a CDS encoding UDP-glucose dehydrogenase family protein, which encodes MKKIAVAGTGYVGLVAGVCFAEMGHSVTCVDIDEEKVNLMRSGVSPIFEDRLEELMQKNYAAGRIEYTTDYASAYEEADAIFIGVGTPEQPDGSANLSYIATVARQIAESVVKDCLVVVKSTVPVGTNDKVEQFISDFLVNDVRVEVASNPEFLAQGSAVKDTLYAERIIIGTESTWAEELLTELYQPFNLPIVSVNRRSAEMIKYASNDFLALKISYMNDIANLCELVGADVQDVAKGMSFDDRIGSKFLNAGIGYGGSCFPKDTKALEHIAQQHGYDLRTVKAAINVNTDQKTMLYKKARNRLITFNGLKVAVLGLTFKPGTDDLREAASLENVPLLLEQGADVYAFDPVGAENFARVHPEGQHGRGSITYVASVEEALQDANVCFIFTEWGEVKAVTPAMYKNLMRTSLVYDGRNIYPVADMQAVGVEYHSIGRQAVEREVKASVTSHV
- a CDS encoding GDP-mannose 4,6-dehydratase; the protein is MYEKVDPNKTYLITGVAGFVGYYVAKRLLESGCTVMGIDNVNSYYDVKLKETRLGFLEPFDSFTFVRGDISDKGLVEDLFASHRPEIVINLAAQAGVRYSIENPDAYIQSNIVGFHTILEACRHYPVEHLIYASSSSVYGANKKVPFEETDVVDSPVSLYASTKKSNELMAHTYSHLYDVPATGLRFFTVYGPMGRPDMAYFGFTDKYFADEVIHIYNNGDFDKDLYRDFTYIDDIVEGIERLISVPPSKAEGAVPHTVFNIGNNSPEKLMTFIGALEKALSNSLGKNVEFKKVFEPIKPGDVPATYASTDKLQTAVGFKPKTTIEDGLQEFVDWYVEYYGKK
- a CDS encoding lipopolysaccharide biosynthesis protein; translated protein: MNIRQKYRSLIKEDLVQKLAKNVGVLFSGSAIAQVLGIMTLAMTTRLIGPEMFGILVIIQAYTVIVDKLINFQSWTALIKFGTEALENQEHKKFKGFIKIATILDLVSAIIATVVAFYSIQWVGQFIGLRDEYILITQIYCLSILFHISGTPIAILRIYDKFKLIAINQVVVATIKFFAILVLFTLGLDNFWLVVAVWIICEIISHIVLMILGYTVLFRKRVRYWWKGKTDQWKEFFKFTCWTNISTTVNLPVKQFDVIIVSVVVSLEGVAIYKIFKQIAAISNKVADPVFQAIYPQLVKMIISNEPIKAVKFVLKTSILLCSVLLPTVFLISISAPIWLGLIFGEVFAKAWKVLAVYLVIEIITQSLIGIHPLFTAMGFVKKNVFIILTANILYIPIVLQLGDSFGLIGIVTAYGVQFCIVLIIKAYYINRYLQTNNRKTIDTAL
- a CDS encoding S-layer homology domain-containing protein, whose translation is MNTSQSYKKYLVALVSASLVAPGTVYAQEAAFPVFSDMEIEGEGLDVINKLVSTGIINGFPDNTFRPNASISREHAALMMYRALKLEGAKDVVGTLSVFDDVDPYHRSAVEIAAVVEAGIFKGYNGKLNMNDVISRQEMASVIVRTFGLTLDGKPVDFTDEETIHVSHKKAVKILQSQGVLLGVPVGAGLRFGAREELTRLSFALMLSRSIDRVEELLEDEEEIGEEELPEVEVPVDEEEEQGEEVEEETEEKEQVVQPVPVVPVVPEPGGGTPIVNEAKEKEAWSKGNITFKVMDDDAGYYSQGSFVYLDKNGEFKGFGYGDHPDYLDGKVQYKNLEYVQDVQSIQYYVFTGTTMYEGIIKVEDFKKGASIELTKEDKEYTEITLSAPGEVSEENFIIEKMYFNEDDMRWRPVTHWMHHTNVYNVPLGDYSIIYSGRTNDNYFYTRFDSEEFIGYSHFKKDIDLEKMKVFDIGFDRINDSFDLDWNMVDVSFNFDRYSEIPHYVHSNIFISYNYNPRFSLFLDEDAYITYIRLEAENELESERLMVYYDLDPSLYSQNISLSNIYELRYKTPSEIINITRSTNISELLNLKVTDSYGNYAHYFPHNINGGSELLINYTFKTSEGTYKDYRSLVQLDWMDIYVLPEDFKGEVTLDITFEGLDIIKAPDQTFVFNVVSEEEFLELPSARAEAEGIEGIVSEEIEVGDEFYN
- a CDS encoding glycosyltransferase family 4 protein; the encoded protein is MKIAYLSASTVPSKDANSVHVMKMSQAFAKDGHDVILYARQSTEKVDDDYYYYGVGNCFKIKKLSWPSLRFFGGFIYGRNVKKDIQKNEKADIYYGRDLYSLLNVSSIKGSQIYYEAHKPPATYVHKILERRLFSFKNFKRLVVISDALRKEYLRIFPELKSEKIVVAHDGADLPEPKINKSAVNKGKEQVKIGYVGHLYQGKGMELIAELAKSIPNMEFHIIGGKESDIAYWKKHVNKENIIFHGFVSHGMLGEYFDQLDIVLAPYQTKVATSGGGGDISKWMSPLKIFEYMANGKAIVSSDLPVLREILVNNINSILCPPEDVQAWKEAIILLASDKSKLIKLGDNARNDFIKQYTWLQRGRNVIA